A genomic window from Diospyros lotus cultivar Yz01 chromosome 2, ASM1463336v1, whole genome shotgun sequence includes:
- the LOC127794713 gene encoding uncharacterized protein LOC127794713, protein MERGRDAKPLTKQNDEPEDNPTAFSAQEAADMKKMIERVLQQNKLLPTSEEQSRGKLPFVAGVMEKPLPRKFKMPQINPYSGKDDPYDHVQNYESLMMLHGWDDAIMCRAFPLTLTGHARAWFNGLPEASISSFGQLKTEFIKAFIINSQRKKDATYLLSIRQGNKETLCHYVDRFQNATLEICNLPIEIAVSAMFQGTRLTPLQESLSLDPSKSLADLFVRANKYILHTEMMRTIGGNEDGEWKRKERDIEEDFNRRQERTRRLDDVRPQLNHYTRLTQPRSAILAAIKG, encoded by the coding sequence ATGGAAAGAGGCCGGGATGCCAAACCCCTAACCAAGCAAAATGATGAGCCTGAGGATAACCCTACTGCATTTAGTGCACAAGAGGCCGCCGATATGAAAAAGATGATTGAGCGGGTCCTACAACAGAATAAGTTATTACCTACTTCTGAGGAACAATCTAGAGGAAAGCTACCATTCGTGGCTGGAGTAATGGAGAAACCTTTGCCGAGGaagttcaagatgcctcaaataaatccttattcaGGAAAGGACGACCCTTACGATCACGTGCAAAACTATGAATCTTTAATGATGCTTCATGGATGGGACGACGCGATAATGTGCAGGGCATTTCCTTTAACCCTAACTGGGCATGCTCGAGCCTGGTTTAACGGCTTACCCGAGGCatctatctcttcattcgggCAGCTAAAAACAGAATTTATCAAAGCATTCATTATTAACAgtcagagaaagaaagatgcgACATATCTGCTTAGCATTCGACAAGGGAATAAAGAAACCCTATGCCACTACGTAGACAGATTTCAGAACGCCACACTTGAGATCTGTAATTTACCGATTGAAATAGCAGTGTCTGCTATGTTTCAAGGGACACGACTAACCCCTTTGCAAGAATCATTGTCTTTAGACCCTTCGAAATCTCTGGCAGACCTGTTTGTCAGGGCTAATAAGTACATACTCCATACGGAGATGATGAGAACGATAGGGGGAAACGAAGATGGGGAGTGGAAAAGAAAGGAGCGAGATATTGAAGAAGACTTTAATCGGCGACAAGAGAGAACCCGAAGACTGGATGATGTCAGGCCTCAGCTCAATCACTATACCCGGCTCACCCAACCTCGGTCTGCCATATTGGCAGCCATAAAAGGATAA